In Candidatus Nezhaarchaeota archaeon, the sequence TAATTCCGTGGGTGATGTAATTGAACAGCCCATTAAGGGGGGCTCAGATAAGAGTTCATCACGGCAACTTAATGGTGCTTCTAGATGAGCCTCGAAGAGTCATAAGCTCAGCTGTAGTGAATGGTGGGATGGTAAACGCAAGAGTCATATTGAATCACCAGGTTGATAAAGATTTTAACCATAAAGACCCTGAAGGCTACCTAATGGGTGTGATAGAGAGACTTGGACTTAAAGGAGTAGTTGTCGGCTTAATGACTGCAGCTTGTGTGGAGAAGTACGGATTTTCCTATCATGAGGGGGATGGTATAGCGGTCTCAGCCATAGTGACAGCTGGAATCTCAAATGCTTCAACGTGCGGTGAACCTCTTGCTACTCAAGGTCTAAGCACCATAAACACCATAGTGCTAGTCGAAGCATCTATGAGTGACTCCTGTATGGTGGAAGCAGTCAAGACGGCAACTGAAGCTAAGTGTAGAGCGCTCGCTCACTTAGATGTTAGAAGCATTAGTAGTAAGGAGTTAGCTACGGGAACTACAACAGACTCAATAGCCATAGCTGAGCTTGGAGGTAAAGTCAAGTTTAAGTACGCTGGACCTGGAACCAAGCTTGGGGAGCTAATAGGAAGAGCAGTCTTTGAAGCTTCAGTTCAAGCATTAGAGAAGAATGAGGGAATAAGAGCTGGTCGAAGCCTTCTAGATAGGCTTAGGGAGAGGGGTATAACCCTTGAAGACATGGTGACTACAGGGCTTGAGCTCTTTGTCCCACATCCCGGTGTTGAGACTAAGGAGAGAGCTTCTGAACTACTTAGAGAGGAACTCATTGAATTGATGAGTGATGTGAACGTGGCCTCCTTAGTTCTAGCTGGACTGAGACTCGATGAGGATGCTAAGAGGAGCCTCATACCCGGTTTAAGTTCACTAAGCTACTTCAAGGATCCCACATTCTTAGTTGCCGATGAAGTCCTAGGCATGTCGATAGCGAACTATTGTGCTGGAACGCTAGGACAATTTGAGTACACTAGGTTCGATAGAGCTAAGCCAGGTATACTGAGTAGGCTAAGCCCCTTCGTTGACGACGTTATAGGAGCATTAGTAGCGAGCGCCTCATCAAGGATGTACAGTAGAGCCTTAAGGAGCTTGAAGGAGAGGGAGCAGC encodes:
- a CDS encoding phosphatidylglycerophosphatase A, with the translated sequence MNSPLRGAQIRVHHGNLMVLLDEPRRVISSAVVNGGMVNARVILNHQVDKDFNHKDPEGYLMGVIERLGLKGVVVGLMTAACVEKYGFSYHEGDGIAVSAIVTAGISNASTCGEPLATQGLSTINTIVLVEASMSDSCMVEAVKTATEAKCRALAHLDVRSISSKELATGTTTDSIAIAELGGKVKFKYAGPGTKLGELIGRAVFEASVQALEKNEGIRAGRSLLDRLRERGITLEDMVTTGLELFVPHPGVETKERASELLREELIELMSDVNVASLVLAGLRLDEDAKRSLIPGLSSLSYFKDPTFLVADEVLGMSIANYCAGTLGQFEYTRFDRAKPGILSRLSPFVDDVIGALVASASSRMYSRALRSLKEREQHANSQNA